One window of the Salvia miltiorrhiza cultivar Shanhuang (shh) chromosome 6, IMPLAD_Smil_shh, whole genome shotgun sequence genome contains the following:
- the LOC130990137 gene encoding uncharacterized protein LOC130990137: MSGGGTSSSRVSASSSGSAADDGGRVELTFGEGDFMYPYHAVPTTITNSFKTNMDHDGWTWRAVPDATKQDYWAKFKKVYWWKDDLTDEAVYARWYARATVRYKDMIHKMKKGRPERPPWMRQNVWEKWLEYWNKDEVKAKAAKAQKNRMSEPDGPGTGISIHRGGSRNALQQHAVVLREQGVPAEEVDWSIFNVLHAKAGEFTYPRARDAYAQVTAKTAELAQSQLNDGSESQEVDMNRLLLDAVGGVSAKKRVFGIGSRSHAYTSTSRSNQGASFSSQPQLDAVLADKMKEYEAQMQAKMEAREAQIREEAQAREAQMRADVQAQLQAQKAEFMKLLAEMRNLPPP; the protein is encoded by the exons ATGAGTGGAGGAGGGACTTCGTCATCACGAGTCTCGGCCAGTTCTTCAGGATCTGCAGCTGATGATGGTGGTCGTGTGGAGTTGACTTTCGGCGAGGG GGACTTTATGTATCCATATCATGCCGTTCCAACCACAATCACAAACAGTTTTAAAACCAACATGGATCATGATGGCTGGACATGGAGAGCAGTGCCGGATGCAACGAAACAGGATTACTGGGCTAAATTTAAG AAAGTGTATTGGTGGAAGGATGACCTCACTGATGAGGCGGTATACGCTAGGTGGTATGCCAGGGCTACTGTTCGTTATAAAGATATGATTCATAAAATGAAGAAGGGCAGACCTGAGCGACCTCCTTGGATGAGGCAGAATGTGTGGGAAAAGTGGTTAGAATATTGGAACAAGGATGAAGTGAAGGCTAAGGCAGCCAAAGCACAAAAGAATAGGATGTCTGAGCCTGATGGGCCTGGTACTGGTATTTCCATCCATAGAGGAGGGTCGAGAAATGCCCTACAGCAGCATGCTGTAGTACTG AGAGAACAAGGAGTTCCAGCTGAAGAAGTGGACTGGAGTATCTTCAATGTCTTGCATGCGAAGGCTGGAGAATTCACCTATCCCAGAGCTCGAGATGCATAC GCCCAAGTGACTGCCAAGACTGCAGAGCTAGCTCAATCTCAGTTAAATGATGGCTCTGAGTCTCAGGAGGTAGACATGAACAGGTTACTACTGGATGCAGTTGGAGGCGTATCGGCCAAGAAGCGAGTTTTTGGGATTGGTTCACGTTCTCATGCTTACACCTCCACCTCTAGATCCAATCAAGGAGCCAGTTTTAGCTCACAGCCTCAGCTTGATGCAGTTTTAGCCGATAAGATGAAGGAGTACGAGGCTCAGATGCAGGCTAAGATGGAGGCTAGAGAGGCGCAGATACGAGAGGAGGCACAAGCTAGAGAGGCTCAGATGCGTGCAGACGTACAGGCACAGTTGCAGGCACAGAAAGCCGAGTTCATGAAGCTGCTAGCTGAGATGAGGAATCTACCACCCCCTTGA
- the LOC130990136 gene encoding guanylate kinase 2, with product MGEAPAFIADDFSNGLLLKSKGSETIINMGCNRTFVIGAMGNGSDSSAGVRIFEKSRSEWVIPTVFGTKPTLSKGHSAIVLDEDRILVIKGNSTSDDCFWFLEVNTAFVREQRVRLGTEVVAWSKGVVGEAQIPVVISGPSGVGKGTLITKLMEDFPKMFGFSVSHTTRAPRNNEQNGVHYHFTERSVMEKDIQDGKFLEFAAVHGNLYGTSVESVEVVTDQGKRCILDIDVQGARSVRASSLEAIFIFICPPSFEELEKRLRARGTETEEQIQKRLRNAKAEIDQGTSPGLFDHTLINDDLQTCYENLKKLLGLSDGNAKATNLSAPEMVHVPLEHTVSKIDQKILINCTTPQQEKPASNMFVLDLSLIKGGAPGRTRGLNFYAAEPSMGGTNGFKMAS from the exons ATG GGGGAAGCTCCGGCTTTCATTGCTGATGATTTTTCAAATGGGCTTCTCTTGAAATCGAAGGGCTCCGAAACAATCATCAATATGGGCTGCAATAGAACA TTTGTCATTGGTGCAATGGGAAATGGATCTGATTCATCTGCTGGAGTTCGGATTTTTGAGAAATCTAGGAGTGAATG GGTGATTCCAACTGTATTTGGGACGAAGCCTACGCTATCAAAGGGCCACTCGGCTATAGTCTTGGATGAAGATCGGATTTTGGTTATTAAGGGTAACTCGACCTCAGATGATTGCTTTTGGTTTCTCGAG GTTAACACTGCGTTTGTTAGAGAGCAGAGAGTTAGACTGGGGACTGAAGTGGTTGCTTGGAGTAAAGGTGTGGTAGGTGAAGCTCAAATACCCGTTGTTATCAGTGGTCCTTCGGGAGTTGGTAAGGGCACGCTCATTACCAAACTGATGGAGGACTTCCCAAAGATGTTCGGCTTCTCAGTGAGCCACACCACCCGAGCTCCAAGAAACAACGAGCAGAATGGCGTCCACTATCATTTCACCGAGCGTAGTGTGATGGAGAAAGATATACAGGATGGGAAATTCCTAGAGTTTGCAGCGGTTCATGGGAACCTCTATGGAACCAGTGTAGAATCGGTTGAGGTGGTTACTGACCAAGGAAAG AGATGCATTCTTGACATTGATGTCCAAGGGGCTAGGTCAGTGAGGGCTAGTTCTCTCGAGGCCATATTTATCTTTATCTGCCCTCCTTCGTTCGAGGAGCTTGAGAAACGCCTTCGTGCTAG GGGAACTGAGACAGAAGAACAGATCCAAAAGCGACTGCGAAATGCAAAGGCAGAGATTGATCAGGGAACCTCGCCCGGGCTCTTTGATCATACCTTAATCAACGATGATCTGCAGACATGTTACGAGAATCTTAAA AAACTATTAGGCCTTAGTGATGGGAATGCCAAGGCTACCAATTTATCAG CTCCAGAGATGGTCCACGTGCCTCTGGAACATACCGTCTCAAAAATTGACCAGAAGATCCTCATAAACTGCACTACTCCACAGCAAGAGAAACCGGCTAGCAACAT GTTTGTGCTGGATTTATCTTTGATCAAGGGTGGTGCCCCTGGCCGGACGAGGGGTCTGAATTTCTACGCTGCTGAACCATCTATGGGCGGCACTAATGGCTTCAAAATGGCAAGCTAA